One stretch of Sandaracinaceae bacterium DNA includes these proteins:
- the rimK gene encoding 30S ribosomal protein S6--L-glutamate ligase, producing MKLVILSRARHSYSTRRLREAALSRGHQVRVLDTLRFSMAVEEGHPQLFYRDRPLSRYDAVIPRVGASVTFYGTAVVRQFEQMGVFTLSSSHAISVSRDKLRSLQVLSRHNIGIPPTVFVRDRQSVIPAIERLGGAPVIVKVLEGTQGVGVILADTMKVAQAIIETLHGAKQNVLIQKFVRESRGRDIRAFVVGGHVIAAMRRVAQGDEFRSNVHRGGRTEAVQLDPEYERTAIHAAQIMGLRVAGVDMLESDEGPQVMEVNSSPGLEGIEKATQVDVAGRIVEHIEDQFLLPEIDIKQRLTLDKGYGVAEFDLHASSELAGKSLRELALGDRDVTVLSVQRGSVVIPNPRGDQKLLRGDHVVCYGKLLALKQLIPRDAKGRRAGKKKGARKNTAPDEPTGPV from the coding sequence ATGAAGCTCGTCATCCTCTCCCGCGCCCGGCACTCGTACAGCACCCGGCGTCTGCGCGAGGCCGCGCTCAGCCGTGGCCATCAGGTGCGCGTGCTGGACACCCTCCGCTTCTCGATGGCGGTCGAGGAGGGGCACCCGCAGCTCTTCTACCGAGACCGCCCGCTCAGCCGCTACGACGCGGTGATCCCCCGCGTCGGCGCCTCGGTCACCTTCTACGGGACCGCGGTGGTGCGGCAGTTCGAGCAGATGGGCGTCTTCACCCTGTCGAGCTCCCACGCGATCAGCGTCTCGCGCGACAAGCTCCGCTCCCTCCAGGTCCTGAGTCGCCACAACATCGGCATCCCGCCGACCGTCTTCGTGCGCGACCGGCAATCGGTGATCCCCGCCATCGAGCGGCTCGGCGGCGCGCCGGTGATCGTCAAGGTGCTCGAGGGGACCCAGGGCGTGGGCGTGATCCTCGCCGACACGATGAAGGTGGCCCAGGCGATCATCGAGACCCTCCACGGCGCCAAGCAGAACGTGCTCATCCAGAAGTTCGTCCGGGAGAGCCGCGGTCGCGACATCCGGGCCTTCGTGGTGGGCGGTCACGTCATCGCCGCGATGCGGCGCGTGGCGCAGGGCGACGAGTTCCGGAGCAACGTGCACCGCGGCGGGCGCACCGAGGCGGTCCAGCTCGATCCCGAGTACGAGCGCACGGCCATTCACGCGGCGCAGATCATGGGGCTGCGCGTGGCGGGCGTGGACATGCTCGAGTCGGACGAGGGCCCGCAGGTGATGGAGGTCAACTCGTCGCCGGGGCTCGAGGGCATCGAGAAGGCCACCCAGGTCGACGTGGCCGGACGCATCGTCGAGCACATCGAGGACCAGTTCCTCCTGCCCGAGATCGACATCAAGCAGCGCCTCACCCTCGACAAGGGCTACGGCGTGGCGGAGTTCGATCTGCACGCCTCGAGCGAGCTGGCCGGCAAGAGCCTGCGCGAGCTCGCGCTCGGGGATCGGGACGTCACCGTGCTCAGCGTGCAGCGCGGGAGCGTGGTGATCCCCAACCCCCGCGGCGACCAGAAGCTCCTGCGCGGCGACCACGTCGTCTGCTACGGCAAGCTGCTCGCGCTCAAGCAGCTGATCCCGCGCGACGCCAAGGGGCGCCGGGCGGGGAAGAAGAAGGGCGCCCGCAAGAACACGGCGCCCGACGAGCCCACGGGCCCGGTCTGA